The following coding sequences lie in one Methanosphaera cuniculi genomic window:
- a CDS encoding DNA polymerase domain-containing protein, with translation MSIPTKIEEKVTELLGSINQNLPANMELELEGYYDRGFFVTKKRYAVIYDGEITVKGLELVRRDWAPVAKDTQHKVLTALLEDASPKKAKKIVNQIIDKLKKGKVPIEDLIIHTKLTKKPENYKQIAPHVIAAERLIKHGKTVKSGMIISYVITKGREPISKRAYPVELLGDKAYDPEYYIQNQVLPATLRILESLGYTEEQIINNEKQVSLDSFF, from the coding sequence ATGAGCATTCCAACAAAAATCGAAGAAAAGGTTACGGAGCTACTAGGCTCCATAAACCAAAATCTTCCAGCCAACATGGAACTAGAACTTGAAGGCTACTATGATCGAGGATTCTTCGTAACAAAAAAAAGATATGCTGTTATATACGATGGAGAAATAACAGTAAAAGGCTTAGAACTTGTAAGACGAGACTGGGCACCAGTTGCAAAAGACACACAACACAAAGTACTAACAGCACTACTTGAAGATGCATCACCAAAAAAAGCAAAAAAAATAGTAAACCAGATAATAGACAAACTCAAAAAAGGAAAAGTACCAATAGAAGACCTAATTATCCATACAAAACTAACAAAAAAACCTGAAAACTACAAACAAATAGCACCACACGTAATAGCAGCAGAAAGACTAATAAAACATGGAAAAACAGTAAAAAGTGGGATGATCATAAGCTATGTTATAACAAAGGGACGTGAACCAATAAGCAAACGTGCATATCCAGTTGAATTACTTGGTGATAAAGCATATGATCCTGAATACTACATTCAAAACCAAGTACTTCCAGCAACACTCAGAATACTAGAATCACTAGGATATACAGAAGAACAAATCATAAATAACGAAAAACAAGTAA
- a CDS encoding 30S ribosomal protein S8e: MAIWQGSSLRKPSGARSRRNKNKRNAEFGRTPADTRIGEEVKKEITARGNCSKTRATVANRINVIDPKDNSSKNVEILTVLENSANSHFVRRNIITKGAIVETEIGNVKITSRPGQNGIVNGVLIE; encoded by the coding sequence ATGGCAATATGGCAAGGAAGTTCCCTAAGAAAACCATCTGGGGCAAGATCAAGAAGAAATAAAAACAAAAGAAACGCTGAATTCGGAAGAACACCAGCAGACACAAGAATAGGAGAAGAAGTTAAAAAAGAAATTACAGCACGTGGAAACTGTTCAAAAACAAGAGCAACAGTAGCAAACAGAATTAACGTAATTGATCCTAAAGACAACTCATCTAAAAACGTTGAAATCCTAACAGTACTAGAAAACTCAGCAAACAGCCACTTTGTAAGACGTAACATCATTACAAAAGGAGCAATTGTTGAAACAGAAATAGGAAACGTAAAAATCACATCCAGACCAGGACAAAACGGAATCGTTAACGGTGTACTAATCGAATGA